The Streptomyces sp. Edi4 genome includes a window with the following:
- a CDS encoding cytochrome P450, with product MTTSAVEAGDPAGAKTETFPYRRQCPFTPPKDYAEMAAKDVSQVTLTGSGLRIWTVTNYRMIRELLTDLRVSASRRHDNFPFYFIAPPEYRTETSFIGYDGKEHSDTRRKAALTFTNRQVQRLRPRIEEIVDEHLDTLLSLEPPADFHRVFSLAVPMTVICELLGIPQDQHDFFIKHGTALLGGHSSTEERQAAIVEVNAYIGELIQLKKREPGEDLLSRAMADYAESGEEYTDRDLFNMVRLLMNGGHETTASQISLGTACLLENPGQLELLLNDPSLVKPAVEELVRFATIGDTAVPRVALEDIEIGGQVIRKGDGILCLGLAANRDPEVFPEPEKLDITRGSRKHLGFGHGVHHCIGADLARLELEIVWSKLFQRVPTLKLAKPFLEIPRKEGAVIYGLWELPVTW from the coding sequence GTGACAACCAGTGCCGTGGAGGCCGGCGATCCCGCCGGGGCGAAGACCGAGACCTTTCCCTACCGACGCCAGTGCCCCTTCACCCCGCCCAAGGACTACGCGGAGATGGCCGCCAAGGACGTCTCCCAGGTCACGCTCACCGGGTCCGGACTGCGCATCTGGACGGTCACGAACTACCGGATGATCCGGGAACTGCTCACCGACCTGCGGGTCAGCGCCTCACGCAGGCACGACAACTTCCCCTTCTACTTCATCGCCCCGCCGGAGTACCGCACGGAGACCTCGTTCATCGGCTACGACGGCAAGGAACACAGCGACACCCGCCGCAAGGCGGCGCTGACGTTCACCAACCGGCAGGTGCAGCGGCTGCGTCCGCGCATCGAAGAGATAGTCGACGAGCACCTGGACACCCTGCTCTCGCTGGAGCCGCCGGCGGACTTCCACCGGGTGTTCTCGCTGGCCGTGCCCATGACGGTGATCTGTGAGCTGCTCGGTATTCCGCAGGACCAGCACGATTTCTTCATCAAGCACGGCACGGCGCTGCTCGGCGGGCACAGCTCCACCGAGGAGCGGCAGGCCGCGATCGTCGAAGTGAACGCCTATATAGGCGAGTTGATTCAGCTCAAGAAGCGGGAGCCGGGCGAGGACCTGCTCAGCCGCGCGATGGCGGACTACGCGGAGTCCGGCGAGGAGTACACCGACCGGGACCTGTTCAACATGGTCCGGCTGCTGATGAACGGCGGCCACGAGACGACCGCCAGCCAGATTTCCCTCGGCACGGCCTGCCTCCTGGAGAATCCCGGCCAGCTCGAACTGCTCCTGAACGACCCGTCGTTGGTCAAGCCAGCCGTCGAGGAGCTGGTGCGGTTCGCGACCATCGGGGACACCGCCGTCCCCCGCGTGGCCCTGGAGGACATCGAGATCGGCGGCCAGGTGATCCGCAAGGGGGACGGAATCCTGTGTTTGGGTCTCGCCGCCAACCGCGACCCGGAGGTGTTCCCCGAGCCGGAAAAGCTCGACATCACCCGGGGCAGCCGCAAGCATCTGGGTTTCGGGCACGGGGTGCACCACTGCATCGGCGCCGACCTCGCGCGTCTGGAGCTGGAGATCGTGTGGAGCAAGCTCTTCCAGCGCGTCCCCACGCTGAAGCTCGCCAAGCCGTTCCTGGAGATACCGCGCAAGGAAGGCGCGGTCATCTACGGGCTGTGGGAGCTGCCCGTCACCTGGTGA
- a CDS encoding nuclear transport factor 2 family protein, which translates to MPQAVQETGQRVTADLYVEVQQFYARQMPLLEERRLEEFLETLTEDGSIEHRPGGWRLEGRAQLLTEMRQRRGDPERPLVEEVSAREARQKNIAYYDGLVYRYWFDRMRIDPVGEDTLHVRYQAIVSMTDAAGKVSFEPTTVVEDVLVRIDGELYTRSRLVTHDSPHWADKIHNPS; encoded by the coding sequence GTGCCCCAGGCAGTGCAGGAAACCGGACAGCGGGTGACCGCGGACCTCTATGTCGAGGTGCAGCAGTTCTACGCACGGCAGATGCCGCTTCTCGAGGAGCGGCGGCTGGAGGAGTTCCTGGAGACGCTCACCGAGGACGGCTCGATCGAGCACCGTCCCGGGGGGTGGAGGCTCGAAGGACGTGCGCAGTTGCTGACCGAGATGCGTCAGCGCCGGGGCGACCCGGAACGGCCGCTGGTCGAGGAGGTGTCGGCCCGTGAGGCACGGCAGAAGAACATCGCGTACTACGACGGCCTCGTGTACCGGTACTGGTTCGACCGGATGCGGATCGACCCGGTCGGCGAGGACACCCTGCACGTCCGGTACCAGGCCATCGTGAGCATGACCGATGCGGCCGGCAAGGTGAGTTTCGAGCCGACGACCGTCGTGGAGGACGTCCTGGTCCGGATCGACGGGGAGCTGTACACACGTTCCCGGCTGGTCACCCACGACTCTCCCCACTGGGCCGACAAGATCCACAACCCGTCCTGA